The stretch of DNA CTTAAATAAGACAACTTCTTTAAATAAGTGGATTTGTCTGGCTGAAGTTACTCATTTTGCCTTATTTAACTGATGAAATTGTGACCTCCTGTCTGCAATAAAACGTGCACTAATCTTACATCTATGCTATATCCTTTCCCCTCTCCTGAAGCACATCTTTCTGCAGAAGTGTTTTACCTCCTTGTTGAAACAAGACATGTTTTTTTGGCAACTCATTTTGTTGATACCTTTTTCTGTACTATTAAAGACTTAGCACAGGTAACAGCCAGAAGAGTGAAAATttcctccctgtgctgccttTATTAAAGGGTCCAGCTACATGGATTTGTATGGGAACCAAGTAACTTGCAATACTCTTCATAGCATGACTTCTTCAGGTCTCCTGTCTTCCTTGAGTACCTCAGGTACTTCCAGAGCTTCAGAATAAGCTGAAGATACCCCTGTCGTGCTGATACGCTGCAGAGCCTTGCTTGCTTGGAGGAAGGCTCTGTGGCAGTCCAGGTGAAGCAGACAAGGCCCTTCATCCTCGGAAGGGAGAAACACGAGTTGCATTTCACACCCCAGAGCTTCAAGGGGGACGAATAAAAGCATTTCACCCTGGCTTTCAATCACAAGTTGAGAAGGGCAGAGCATTGACAAAACCAACTTTGGAGCTAACACTTTGTAACGTAACTCTTAAGGCTTGCAAATGTACTGCCCTTGTTTGCATCAGgtaaaaaacaagaacaaaacaaaacaaaaaaaaagcttttatttttgtatgtacCATTCTGAAAGGTcccatgtatatatatacacacacatattaGTTCTCTCTTTAGGATTAACTCTCTTTAGGACCCCTTTTTTGGTCTGTCACCTGGTTCTGCTCTACCAGGTGGGAGAAGCTCAGGCAGAAACCAGGGAACCTTTGGGCGTAgcgggaagtgtccctgcccagggcaggggggtggacttagatggtctttaaggtcccttcctgCCCCAAACCCATCGGAATTTCTGTGATAAAGCAGGCGGGTGGCTGAGGGGACAGAGACAGCTCCCACCTCAGGCACCCTCCACCCTCCGCTGTGGTgagggcgggcgggcggcgccaGGCGCGGGCACGGCCCCCTCACGTGATGGCGGCGCCTCCTCCCTCGCGTAATGGCGGCGCCGCCTGACGGGACGGGCAGCGGCGGCATggcggcggcaccggggggggacggcgacggggccgggccgggccccagCGGGGGTAACTGGGACAGCGGGCACGTCTCCCAGAGCCACAGCAACGCCTCCGGGCTCGGCGAGCaggaggacgaggagggggACGCCCTGGAGGCGTCGCTCAGCGCCACCGCCGCCGCTTACACCGCCTACCTGCTCGTCGACCGCAGCGCCTTCAGCGAGCAGGTGGGGAGCGGCGACCCGCAGCGCCTTCATTTCGTTTGTTTATtcgcttatttatttatttcggGGAGCCGTTGCATCGTCCCAGCGTCTCTTTGTTTTTGTAGTTTGTTCCTTTCTGGGCCAGGCGGGACGTAGcctcgtccccccccccccgtatcCCTCCACCTCCCCATCTCCTAAGCTCAACCGTGTTTTGGCAGGTGGAGAGCCTGGAGAGGAGCCTGGACGAGCTGCTGACCAGGGTGGATGAGTTCGTGGGGATGCTGGACATGGTGCGTGGCGCTGGGTTTCAGTATGGGGTTGTATTTTGAAGTATGGGGCAGAAGGGAAGCGGCCTTTGGTGTTGGCCTGTGGGCTCCCGTACGGTAAGTCACTGGAGAGAGAACTTGTTCTGATCAATAATTCATGGATGAACATTACTGATCCTCCATGCACGAGCAAAACAATGTTCACATTTAGCTATATAACTGCTTTTGTATACGTTTGTAAGTGTACATACATGGAATCTCATTTTTGAATAGCACAGCGACAGACACTTAAAAGGACAATGTGATATTCATTCCCCTTTAATATACATACAGACATTTTACGTGGTTTTAATGATTAAAGCGTCTGGTTGGAATTGCCAGACTCCCAAAACTACACACGAGTTTAGGGCAGGCCCGCTCTTACCATTTTGTCAGAAAGACAGCTTTGTTTTTGCGTCCCCATGAGAGGAGAAGGGGGAACTCCGCGAAATGCCCATGTACAATGGCACTGGTATACAGGCCGCCTTTGAAAGCACAGTACACATGGTCCTGCAGCTGTAATCTAAGGGCAATGtaattatgttttttattatatCAATAAAAGGCCAcaaaatcttgctttttttttttttggtgaagatGAGGAAATGCACAAGGAGTAAAACTGAAGTTAGAACTTCAGTTCAATGCATTTGATTCTCCAGGATGTCTTGTGTCTTAATTCTAATAAGGTTATAGCAGCCTGTTTTTGATATAGCTATAAAATTATTTGCCtctgcaaaataaattttgttcaAAGGTACTTGCTAAACTGTACAAAGAAGCTAGATTATTAGTTTTGATTTAGTGCTTTTAATCTGTTAGTTTTGATAAGTGTAATTGGAACACAATTCTAGCTTCAGAAGTGAAACCTGGtacataatattttgttttattaatctCTTTCTATTATCTGTTGGAATCTTGTTTAGATTAGAAGCGATTCCTCCCAAGTCATCAATGAAAGCATACCCGAAATTTACACAAAAGCTACAGAAATGAGACAGGTATACAAGAAGATTGACAACCTAGAGGTATGTGCTTGCCATCTTCTACATGCATTCCGTTTCTCAGCAGGGGGAAAGAATCGATGATACGCTATAATCACGTGCATGTGCATGAACGTGGGGCGGGCTCAGATTCCTTCTTGTTCTTCAGTGTCCAATCCAGCTCTCTTTCCTCAGAGTGATGAAGACAAAACAGTTATGAGTTTGAGTTTTATTTCCAGAGACTGTTGATgttctaaaaacaaaatgccTTTTTGTTCCTAGATTTGCTGCTCGAAGCAAGGCAACCGTCCTCTTTTCAGAAAGCAGTAGTAccacttttccttctttttgttaTTGATAGCATTATTTTGATAGCGTTACTGTCTTCAAAGCTATTTTTAGACTAAAAGAAGGAGGGAGCTATTGATTTCTGATAAAACTTCAAAATTCTAAGTGATCCAGATTCTTGATCCTGCTTTTGGTTAGAAAGGCAGATAAAAATCTAAATCCTAATAAGTCCAAATTagttatttgaaaaacaaacggGAAGAGGAACAATAATTGTTTTATGAGATTTAACCTGTTTTTGTGGGCTACTAAGTATCTCATAAATAACTTTTAGCAATAGATTGGGCTTGTAGgtagaaggaaataaagtatggagttttttgttttgtttttacttctcaTTGTAGTAGCAGTACTGTTACCGCTGTCGTGTAATACAAAGTCCTGTTTCTATCTATTAGTGAAAAAGCTGTGCTTATTTATCCATTTATTTTCCGATAGGCTTTTGTGAAGATGATTGGAAACTGTGTGGCTGGAATGGAAGAACGGGTCACAAAGGCAGAAACAGACCTCGGAGCTTTCCCAAGCACATTCAAGAAAATCTTGCACACAATCAGCATGCCATCCTTCCTTAACGTAAGTAAGCTTTTGTTAGCATGTGTCCAGCTTAATTCTGTTTACCAGACAggattattaaaataattgtaaattTCTTACACCTATAACTGTATTTAAATGTAAACCTTACATACTTTATTAACACTATCGTGAAGTTCTCagacttaattaaaaaaacaaagcaaaacaaacactcAAAAAATCACGAATTCTTAGAAGGATTTGAGTTGCATTCCAAAGGTAGTTTGAATATGTGTAGAAGAGAACATGAAGGgcacaaaaaaagtaaagaatgaCCAAGCCTTTATTAAAGCACCTCTGATAACATGAAAGCAGGTAGAAAGAGCCTGTACAGCCTGTTAAAGGAGCATACTGCATTCATATAATCACTGACAAAATATTATctaaaaaaggaagtaaaagcTGTGCtacacaatatttttaaaataaaggttctATTTATACACAATCTGTGCAGTTTAGTAATTGTGTTAGCACCTTCTTAAAACTTGGTAAAAGGGGTGTGATTCTTTTCTACCTTTCCTCATGACTGTGTGTGGACTTTTTCCACTTCAGATAATGTGAAGTACTCTCTCTAGTATGTTTCAAGGAGATTCCTTATCTAGTCTTAGAACTAGTGCATAgtgtcagtttttaaaataaattttgaattaaaaaagaaaatcttctggCCCTCATATGAACACCTGATGCTTCTTTGCATCACCTGCCAATACACCACACACAAGTGCTCCACCTTGCGTTTTGTCAGCACCCAGTATTGCTGCACTAGCTCAGGTCTCCATCTCATAATGCTGGGGAGAATGCTGAAATAAAGCAGGTTTGCGGAGGGGGCGAGGAAGGTATTTGTGACTGTTGAGGTGTTTGTGTTACATACTGTAACTGTGtggtagcagagaaaaatagcTCTAAATAGAGTATGTATTGTGTTGGTAAGACTTGGTTCAGGAAAACTTTTCCCCTGCTATTTTCTGTGTAATCTTAAAGTTAGTTAACTTCCAGTTCctctgtagtttttttttgtgtgtaagtTCAGGGTGAtgttgcttattttttcttttagaaaaacagCCCTCCCcactcccttaaaaaaaaaaaatcaaagctgctATTTATAGgccaattacaaaaaaaaaatcaatcaaacaaaaaaaaacacaatggcAGTTGTAGCTAGGAGTCTAGTAGCCTTAAACTTTGGCCTTGAAAAATATTCAACAGTATTTTccataaaattaaaatcttcAGCTGAGAAGTTTGAGAGTTCTAATagtgtttttttgctgttgcgTGGGAAGGCTTCGtcagcttatttttttccacaatcaATAGGGTGGAAAGTCTTTGAAAGAGTCAGCAAGCAGAACCTGTCACATCCAATGGTTTTGTGGTTTGGGAATGGATAGGAATATAATCAACACTCAGAACTGACTGGTATTAATtgataaagtaaataaaagctAGGTGACTGTTCCACAGTGAGCTGAGTATCacataggaaaatatttattttcatcagtaaaCACACTTCTGCATGAATGAAAATGCGTATAGAGATTTTTCCTCATGCTTGATGTTTAGCTAGCTTACACAATACACACGCCCTTTGGAAAAGAAGGAATCAATGTCATGGTTTTCATTGTGGCTGTTAGTTCACAGTTTCCTGCAAAAACTTTCATTCGATCAAGTCCCCTCACATTCTTCCCATTTGAATGTCCATTTCTTTACGGAAAGggtatattttgtatttcttcagcTGTGTGTTTGTAATCTCACCCTCAGATTTTGCCCCAAGTTCTTCCCTTGTGAATGCCAGGCAATATAAAGTACAGTACTCTCAGGCTTCTAATAGCACTAAGGATGTAGACACTCTCAAAAGGTAAAAATGTCTGCTAAGCAGCTGCAAACATTTGTAAACGTGTTCTTAGGCAACTGTGGGTACTGTGCCTGCCTGTGTATTTCTTCATTGGATTTAAATCAGCCCCTCCCTGCACACATGCAAATGCAACTTAGAGTGGTGAGCTGCAGAACACCTGTGACACTAGTTTTTCTTGCTTACAAGCTGTCTTCTTGTAGACCAGTGCAGGAtaggaaatgttattttaaaagggAACTTTGATTTTCAAGATTGTTTTCTTCATGAGTCCATAGGAATTCTTAATGAATGAGATCTTGGCCTCAATCCATCTGTTTAAGGGCACGTACTGAAATCATACAATGGCTCTGTGTTGCAGTGCAGTATTACTTAAATGCACTAAGGCTGATGTGATAGTCGGTAGTGGTCCCTGCTGTTGTCCACCTACAGGAGACGTTTGGTATAGCAAAATAATGTACACATAATATTTAGGAGCGTATGCACTTTTCCTGAAAATTCCAAATTTACTACTCTATTATTTTAACAGCATGTCATAGAACATATATTCTAACATTTATACTTACTGAAGAagctcagcaggagcagcaacCTTCTTGAAAGAAACATCTGCTaggtttgttttcatatttattaagctaaaaaaagtctttatgaGAACACAGGCTAGGGTTAACAGAGGGAGTGGCTGAGGAGAACTCAAAAGGCTGGAGGAGGAAAGGTAAAGGTTTGTGGGTTTGGGCAGACAAAGATTACAGTGACTTGACCCTTACATGTTTGGCTCCTGCAAAGTTGGCATATTTACTTTTTTGCAAGACTGAGTCTGTTCAGGTGATAGAATGGCAAAAGCCAAAGCCAGTTTTCTTTGGTAACATAAATAATATGCTAGACCCATCTGAGCTGTGGTTTAAAGTCACCTGAGGAAGAGGATATGCTGTTAAAACTCCTTTTGTCTTGCATTTTAGCTCTGTGGGTTTTGTTCTGAAACTTGTATTTTTAAGGAggtgaaaaataaactttatctGATTTGCAGAAATCGTCTTCCTCACGACAACAGACCCCCTATGAACCTCCAGTCCTCTTCAAGACTGAAGACTATTTTCCGTGTCTTAATGAAGCACCTTATTGACAATTTTTGTTCTGGGATTGGAATTAATCAGCCGGAACAGAGAAAGCCAAGTGAACAAAAGAAATGCTAACCTCAAAACAGCTGCATTTCTGAGCGTTATTAATGGCATATTGCCATTCTGATTCTCATTGTCTTCCTTCAGGCAGTGTTTTCAGGTAATCTTTGTTTGTGAATATTCTTTGAAAAGTCTTCCTAAAACACAGTATACGTTTTCAGATTATATTGGGAAATGAACTTCTACAGCAGGGTTgtgtttgttctgtgtttttttttttttatagggaAATAATAGGAAACATActtttatattatatatctTTTAACACTTCAGtatctgtgctgctgcaaaTGTAAATAGCCGTACCTCaaggatgtctttttttttttttttaatatactgacTGAGGTGAAAGAAAAGCTCTATGCATAAAATCATTGTAAGTTTTGGAACTTGGTCCCTGCACTGTGTGTAGACAAGCGCACCGCAGCAGGATGTGCAGGTGGCAAGGGGAGGACTCGGAAGATTGGTGAGGAGTCAAGGACATGGCTTGGCGTGTGGGATCCTGTCCCAGTTCACAACACAACATCCCGGCCCTCTGATGACCAGCAGGTCACTGTGGCCACACCTTCTAATTCCTGCAGCGTTGTGTTGATCGATGTGGAGTCAGGTGGGCATGGTATATATGATCTgctgtcagaaagaaaaagtgtgtAAACTGAGGCAGGGCTATCCCTGGGCTGAGCCTTTGTAGGACACCTGCCCTGACCTTACACTTCCCCCTTTCAAACCTCTGTGCAGTGACTGGTGCTGCTTGTGCTGACTGGAGTGGGAGTAAAATGTCAATAAACTAATGGCTATCTAACACCTGGTGTACTCTTGAATCACACCTGAGGGTCCTGAACTGCACAGTTATTTCTGAGAACCTTTTTGTTACAGCCTGCTGTAACATCCTAGCAGTTGTTAATCATTACTTGTTATGTTCTTAAAATCATTAggctttaaaaacagttttaatataaaagcaaCACCTGAACTTCAACACAGAGTCTAGAACTTACACTTACATGGGAACACACAGGAAAGAGCAGACGCATTTCTATCAAGAGGAACACCCAAATACTCTCTCTCACCACTCCTTACTTTCTTCAATACCTAAGCATTTCGCTCTAGACATTCCATTGCAG from Anas platyrhynchos isolate ZD024472 breed Pekin duck chromosome 2, IASCAAS_PekinDuck_T2T, whole genome shotgun sequence encodes:
- the BLOC1S4 gene encoding biogenesis of lysosome-related organelles complex 1 subunit 4, whose amino-acid sequence is MAAPPDGTGSGGMAAAPGGDGDGAGPGPSGGNWDSGHVSQSHSNASGLGEQEDEEGDALEASLSATAAAYTAYLLVDRSAFSEQVESLERSLDELLTRVDEFVGMLDMIRSDSSQVINESIPEIYTKATEMRQVYKKIDNLEAFVKMIGNCVAGMEERVTKAETDLGAFPSTFKKILHTISMPSFLNKSSSSRQQTPYEPPVLFKTEDYFPCLNEAPY